In Ischnura elegans chromosome 6, ioIscEleg1.1, whole genome shotgun sequence, one genomic interval encodes:
- the LOC124161222 gene encoding transcription initiation factor TFIID subunit 9 → MSKITSQTKHIPKDAQVIISMLKDMGITDYEPRVVNQLLEFTYRYVTCTLDDARVFANHAKKKSLDLDDVTLAVQLQLDRRFTNPPSRDILLEVARAKNNVPLPMIKPHCGIRLPPDRYSLNSCNYKLRNYKKQLSKQNPLGAPISLTSHPRIQLTPGSMISGSSQMKVHQMPGNTQGSGSKSTSLVSSSPSVSIVNSSGHGRTVALVGKNPGGQQTTHKVITVPKPVIKFSAGTSSPSIVPKIQISAGTMPSISTAASTATSNSAATATPMIITSEGSGGIKRKREDDYDDPE, encoded by the exons atGTCAAAAATAACATCTCAGACTAAGCATATCCCTAAGGACGCTCAGGTTATTATATCTATGCTGAAAGATATGGGGATAACGGATTATGAACCAAGGGTGGTGAACCAGCTGCTGGAATTTACATACA ggTATGTTACCTGTACTTTGGACGATGCCAGAGTTTTTGCGAATCATGCAAAGAAGAAGTCTTTGGACCTGGATGACGTTACTTTGGCTGTTCAGTTGCAGCTGGATCGTCGGTTCACCAATCCTCCATCAAGAGAC ATTTTACTGGAAGTAGCAAGGGCTAAGAATAATGTTCCACTGCCTATGATTAAGCCACATTGTGGCATAAGACTTCCCCCAGATCGTTACAGCTTGAATTCATGTAATTACAAACTAAGAAACTATAAAAAG caATTGAGTAAGCAGAATCCTTTGGGAGCTCCTATTTCACTAACAAGCCATCCAAGAATTCAACTTACACCTGGTAGCATGATTTCTGGAAGCAGCCAAATGAAGGTTCATCAAATGCCCGGAAATACACAGGGATCTGGCTCTAAATCAACCTCCCTGGTTTCTTCTTCACCATCAGTATCAATTGTTAATAGCAGTGGACATGGACGAACTGTGGCTCTGGTTGGGAAAAACCCAGGCGGTCAGCAGACTACTCACAAAGTTATCACAGTTCCAAAGCCTGTGATTAAATTTTCAGCTG gTACCTCAAGCCCTTCCATTGTTCCCAAAATACAGATATCCGCTGGGACAATGCCCAGTATATCCACTGCAGCCTCTACAGCTACTTCCAATTCGGCTGCAACAGCAACACCAATGATAATAACTTCAGAGGGATCAGGAGGTATTAAACGAAAGAGGGAGGATGATTATGATGATCCagaataa
- the LOC124161223 gene encoding 39S ribosomal protein L14, mitochondrial codes for MLSNSLRCLMAIPPTAAVDFCRCISTSAVNQHIIKLTRLRVVDNSEIGKLAMAEGKPPRCIHVYNKKGVGTIGDKVLVAIRGQKKKGILVGVKQKQSAMIPKFDSNNLVLIDDNGTPLGTRIHVPIPTILRTILKEKTLAKGADYTKLLALATRYV; via the exons ATGCTGAGTAATTCATTGCGCTGCCTGATGGCTATACCTCCAACTGCTGCTGTGGATTTTTGCCGTTGTATTTCTACTTCAGCGGTCAATCAGCACATTATTAAGTTAACTCGGTTACGGGTGGTAGACAACAGTGAAATAGGGAAGTTGGCAATGGCTGAAGGCAAACCTCCGAGGTGCATACATGTGTACAATAAAAAGGGTGTTGGTACAATTG gagaCAAAGTGCTTGTGGCTATTAGAGGACAGAAGAAGAAAGGAATCCTTGTGGGAGTGAAGCAGAAACAGAGTGCCATGATTCCAAAGTTTGATAGTAATAATCTAGTCCTGATTGATGACAATGGTACTCCATTAGGCACTAGAATCCATGTTCCCATCCCCACCATTCTGAGAACAATTCTGAAAGAGAAGACTCTTGCCAAGGGGGCTGACTATACTAAGCTATTAGCCCTGGCAACACGCTATGTGTAG